From Kangiella sp. TOML190, one genomic window encodes:
- a CDS encoding DUF3592 domain-containing protein, with protein MANDHKKGLGCLTLFGSVFLLAGVGIFLWQLTTVYQAWGASSWQPTQATLISLEQTVSHSDGSTTYGVKGQFQYQVNGSVYTSKQLNFHSGSDNIGSYQQDFYQKLARIKRNNQTVTAYYNPDNPSEAVIDKNIRWSMLGFGSIFLLAFGGAGGGIIFAGFWGAKKLKQEAAYQQQFVDQPWLWKKEWQGDYFKPNSKSSFITIGIFALFWNLVSIPVAIFAIPEIWHKGEYWGLLILLFPLIGLGLIAWFLVLYSRHKKFGQSKLYLDAGRLKIGALNQGHLQLENTAQAQFTQSVAIIKIASIHKYQSGSGKNRSTREKILWEDTQRVDLNSNPINFQFNLPDNLKPSDDSNSRSQYLWRLSVDSEQQGPDLKLEFDIPAFPLSEQEKASLEAADSDLFSSSSSTQSSFYQSTARGDWTQLGVVKSYNNSGIEYYFPRLNSLTWSMMAVFGLVFVAIGLGVYWHGAIILFPIIFGLIGGLLAIIGLRAALYKSRVFVDGSNLHYQSGHLAFGRTITIPKAAIKKFNTISQASSGNTKFYNILVHTNDGNKHTIAKNLKVKGDVEAFIEQLKSELNYTEA; from the coding sequence ATGGCAAACGACCATAAAAAAGGACTGGGGTGCCTCACTCTATTTGGTAGCGTCTTTCTTCTGGCAGGTGTTGGCATATTTTTATGGCAATTAACAACGGTTTACCAAGCATGGGGCGCATCCAGCTGGCAACCAACGCAAGCGACACTTATTAGCCTTGAACAAACCGTTTCGCACAGCGATGGCTCAACTACCTATGGCGTTAAAGGCCAGTTTCAATATCAAGTTAATGGTAGCGTCTACACTTCTAAGCAACTGAATTTTCATTCCGGCAGCGATAACATTGGTTCATACCAACAAGATTTTTATCAAAAACTTGCCAGAATAAAGCGCAATAATCAAACCGTCACCGCCTATTACAATCCCGATAACCCCAGCGAAGCGGTGATCGACAAAAATATTCGTTGGTCGATGTTAGGTTTCGGCTCTATATTTCTATTGGCCTTTGGCGGCGCTGGCGGCGGGATTATTTTTGCTGGTTTTTGGGGTGCCAAAAAACTTAAGCAAGAAGCCGCCTATCAACAGCAGTTTGTTGATCAGCCTTGGCTATGGAAAAAAGAATGGCAGGGCGATTACTTTAAACCCAATAGTAAATCGAGTTTTATTACTATCGGGATTTTTGCCTTATTTTGGAATCTTGTGTCTATACCCGTAGCGATTTTCGCGATACCTGAAATTTGGCATAAGGGAGAATATTGGGGCTTGCTAATTCTGCTGTTTCCTTTGATCGGCTTGGGCTTGATCGCTTGGTTTTTGGTGCTTTACTCGCGGCACAAAAAATTCGGCCAAAGTAAACTTTATCTTGATGCTGGGCGCTTAAAAATTGGTGCGCTTAATCAAGGTCATTTGCAATTGGAAAATACAGCGCAAGCCCAGTTTACTCAGTCGGTAGCGATTATTAAGATCGCCTCGATTCATAAATACCAATCAGGCTCCGGCAAAAATCGTTCGACTAGAGAGAAAATACTGTGGGAAGATACGCAAAGAGTGGATCTCAATAGCAATCCAATCAACTTTCAATTTAACCTTCCTGATAACCTTAAACCCAGCGATGATAGCAACAGCCGATCGCAATATTTATGGCGCTTGTCGGTCGATAGCGAGCAACAAGGCCCCGATCTGAAACTGGAGTTTGATATTCCGGCTTTCCCATTGAGTGAGCAAGAAAAAGCCAGTCTTGAAGCAGCTGACAGCGACTTGTTTAGCTCCTCAAGTTCAACTCAGTCAAGCTTTTACCAAAGCACTGCACGCGGCGATTGGACTCAACTAGGTGTGGTAAAATCCTACAATAATAGCGGTATCGAGTATTATTTCCCGCGCTTGAATAGTCTGACTTGGTCGATGATGGCAGTGTTTGGACTAGTGTTTGTGGCGATAGGATTAGGCGTGTATTGGCATGGCGCCATTATTTTATTCCCGATCATTTTTGGTTTAATCGGCGGTCTGTTAGCGATTATCGGATTGCGCGCTGCGCTCTATAAAAGCCGAGTCTTTGTCGATGGCTCCAATCTTCATTATCAGTCGGGCCATTTAGCTTTTGGTAGAACCATCACTATCCCTAAAGCCGCGATAAAGAAATTCAATACCATTTCTCAAGCCAGTAGCGGCAATACCAAGTTTTATAACATCCTAGTCCACACCAATGATGGCAATAAACATACCATTGCGAAAAACCTCAAGGTAAAAGGTGATGTCGAAGCCTTTATCGAACAACTAAAAAGTGAATTAAATTACACCGAAGCATAA
- the fabV gene encoding enoyl-ACP reductase FabV — protein sequence MVIKPKVRGFICTASHPKGCVAHVQEQIDYIQQQITEVPANAPKNVLVIGSSTGYGLASRLVAAFGYGAKTLGLFFEKEASERKTGTAGWYNNRGFEIAADKAGLWHKSINGDAFSHQAKIDAINIIKEQMGKIDLVVYSLASPRRQDPDSAEIYKSVLKPIGEAVTEKTLNTDKGEVHEVSIDPATEEDIQNTIKVMGGQDWELWMNALDEAGVLAEGVKTVAYTYIGKKLTWPIYGHATIGKAKEDLDRASHAIHETLQTKYNGTANVAVLKAVVTQASSAIPVMPLYISLLYKVMKEAGVHENPVEQIKGLIHDQMVNGEAIYDDTRRFRLDLKELDDAIQDKVEALWAQASTENITEISDYAGYKHEFFKLFGFEVDGVDYEEDLDPRI from the coding sequence ATGGTTATCAAGCCCAAGGTTAGAGGCTTTATCTGCACCGCATCACACCCCAAAGGCTGCGTCGCGCACGTGCAGGAACAAATCGATTATATTCAACAACAAATTACCGAAGTGCCTGCCAATGCGCCCAAAAATGTATTGGTGATTGGCTCTTCTACCGGCTATGGTCTTGCCTCGCGCTTGGTAGCGGCTTTTGGTTATGGCGCCAAAACCTTAGGTTTATTTTTTGAAAAAGAAGCCAGCGAGCGTAAAACGGGCACTGCCGGTTGGTATAACAACCGTGGTTTTGAGATTGCTGCGGATAAAGCTGGGCTTTGGCATAAAAGCATCAATGGCGATGCTTTTTCGCATCAAGCTAAAATCGATGCCATCAACATTATTAAAGAACAGATGGGTAAAATCGATCTGGTAGTTTATTCGCTAGCTTCACCGCGCCGCCAAGATCCCGACTCTGCCGAAATCTACAAGTCAGTGTTAAAACCGATCGGCGAAGCAGTCACAGAAAAAACCTTAAACACCGATAAGGGCGAAGTTCACGAAGTTTCGATTGATCCAGCAACCGAAGAAGATATCCAAAACACCATTAAAGTCATGGGTGGCCAAGACTGGGAGTTATGGATGAATGCTTTGGATGAAGCTGGTGTTCTAGCCGAGGGCGTAAAAACGGTAGCCTACACCTATATCGGTAAAAAGCTTACTTGGCCAATTTACGGTCATGCCACTATCGGTAAAGCCAAAGAAGATTTAGATCGCGCCTCGCATGCCATTCATGAGACATTGCAAACAAAATATAATGGCACTGCTAACGTTGCGGTACTAAAAGCGGTTGTGACTCAAGCCAGCTCGGCCATTCCAGTGATGCCACTCTACATCTCATTGCTGTATAAAGTGATGAAAGAAGCGGGCGTGCATGAAAATCCTGTTGAGCAAATCAAAGGACTCATTCACGATCAAATGGTCAATGGCGAAGCAATTTATGACGATACTCGTCGCTTCCGTTTAGACTTAAAAGAGCTGGACGATGCGATCCAAGATAAGGTCGAAGCCCTTTGGGCGCAAGCATCGACCGAAAACATCACCGAGATCTCCGATTACGCTGGCTACAAGCATGAATTCTTTAAGTTATTTGGTTTTGAAGTCGATGGCGTTGATTACGAAGAAGACTTAGATCCTCGGATCTAG
- a CDS encoding LON peptidase substrate-binding domain-containing protein — MDFTKNSVIPIFPLSRVVFPDSVLRLQIFEQRYLQMISEQLSKAQGFGVCLIKKGNEVGVPASPFTTGTYVEIIDFDQTESGLLKIVCLGQRRFQINSMQSLESGLLTANVSWLEPMTQQNLGNESSELSSLLADLSQHPEVEIIDQPDKWTELGFVMERLTEYMPIGERQKQAILETPDLALRQAILYQMLSWLK, encoded by the coding sequence ATGGATTTTACTAAAAACAGCGTTATTCCAATTTTCCCACTCAGCCGGGTGGTGTTTCCAGATAGCGTGTTGCGGCTGCAAATTTTCGAGCAACGCTATCTGCAAATGATTTCTGAGCAACTAAGCAAAGCACAAGGCTTTGGTGTGTGTTTGATTAAAAAAGGTAACGAAGTTGGAGTCCCTGCAAGCCCGTTTACCACTGGAACTTATGTAGAGATTATCGACTTTGATCAAACCGAATCTGGCTTGCTAAAAATTGTTTGTCTTGGCCAAAGGCGTTTTCAAATTAATAGCATGCAATCCCTAGAGTCTGGTTTGCTAACCGCCAACGTTTCTTGGCTCGAACCCATGACACAGCAAAATCTAGGAAACGAATCCTCGGAGCTGAGTAGTCTATTAGCCGATTTATCACAGCATCCGGAAGTGGAAATTATTGACCAGCCAGACAAATGGACTGAACTGGGCTTTGTGATGGAGCGCTTAACCGAATATATGCCCATTGGTGAGCGGCAAAAGCAAGCCATTTTAGAAACTCCCGACTTAGCCTTGCGCCAAGCGATTTTGTATCAAATGCTTAGCTGGCTAAAATAG
- a CDS encoding ABC transporter permease, producing MQNINTTPIEGSNWVAFQTIIQKEITRFMRIWVQTILPPAITMSLYFVIFGNLIGSRVGTMDGLPYMEFIVPGLIMMSVITNSYSNVVSSFFSAKYQRSIEEMMISPVPNWVILAGFVGGGVLRGLLTGIIVTGVSLFFIDKVMIHNLFVVFSVVILTSILFALAGFLNALFAKSFDDISIIPTFVLTPLTYLGGVFYSIQLLPDFWQAVSKANPIIYMVNAFRYGFLGKSDISIGVAFGLIFVFIIVLSSICLYLLEKGKGLRS from the coding sequence ATGCAAAATATTAATACCACGCCAATCGAAGGCTCTAACTGGGTTGCTTTTCAGACCATTATCCAAAAAGAAATCACCCGCTTTATGCGCATTTGGGTACAAACCATTTTGCCGCCAGCGATCACCATGAGTCTGTATTTTGTGATTTTTGGCAATCTGATTGGCTCGCGAGTTGGGACTATGGATGGCTTGCCTTATATGGAGTTTATTGTGCCAGGGCTCATTATGATGTCGGTTATCACTAACTCCTATTCCAACGTAGTGTCCTCATTTTTTAGCGCAAAATACCAACGCTCAATTGAAGAGATGATGATTTCGCCTGTGCCTAACTGGGTGATTCTTGCTGGTTTTGTTGGCGGCGGTGTGTTGCGCGGTTTATTGACGGGCATTATCGTAACCGGTGTGTCGCTGTTTTTCATCGATAAAGTCATGATTCATAACCTTTTTGTGGTTTTCAGTGTGGTGATCCTGACTTCGATTTTGTTTGCGCTTGCAGGCTTTCTTAATGCCTTGTTTGCAAAATCTTTTGACGATATTTCAATTATTCCAACCTTCGTCTTAACACCCCTAACTTACCTCGGCGGTGTTTTCTATTCGATCCAACTGCTACCAGATTTTTGGCAGGCGGTGTCCAAAGCTAACCCTATCATTTATATGGTTAACGCTTTTCGTTACGGTTTTTTAGGTAAATCGGATATTTCCATTGGCGTTGCTTTTGGTTTGATTTTTGTTTTTATTATCGTCCTTAGCAGCATCTGTTTGTACCTTTTGGAAAAAGGAAAAGGCCTGCGCTCTTAA
- a CDS encoding ABC transporter ATP-binding protein, which translates to MTKALSITNLHKTYAGGTQALKGIDLEVEQGDFFALLGPNGAGKSTAIGIISSLVNKSSGKVQVFGHDIDTDLAQAKQNLGLVPQEFNFNMFEGVEQIVLQQAGYYGISRKEAKLRSQPLLEELGLWDKRNNAARELSGGMKRRLMIARGLIHSPKLLILDEPTAGVDIELRRSMWDFMQRLNEQGTTIVLTTHYLEEAESLCRNIAIINHGEIVQNTSMKALLAQLDMETFVLDTQQLPEQLPTFAGYDIRRRDDSTLEVDVKKGVGVNGVFAALSEQDITVLSMRNKANRLEELFVRMVENGAANKVEQ; encoded by the coding sequence ATGACAAAAGCATTATCCATTACAAATTTACACAAAACCTATGCCGGCGGTACTCAAGCCTTAAAAGGAATTGATTTAGAGGTCGAGCAAGGTGACTTTTTCGCTTTGCTAGGACCTAATGGCGCCGGTAAATCCACCGCCATTGGCATTATTAGCTCCTTAGTCAATAAAAGCTCCGGCAAGGTACAAGTGTTTGGTCATGATATCGACACTGACTTAGCGCAGGCGAAACAAAATCTTGGTTTGGTGCCGCAAGAATTTAACTTCAATATGTTTGAGGGCGTTGAGCAGATTGTGTTGCAGCAGGCGGGTTACTACGGCATTTCGCGCAAAGAGGCTAAGTTGCGCTCGCAACCTTTGCTTGAAGAGCTGGGTTTATGGGATAAGCGCAATAATGCCGCACGCGAATTATCCGGCGGCATGAAACGGCGCTTAATGATTGCCCGTGGCTTGATCCATAGTCCAAAGCTGTTAATTTTGGATGAGCCAACTGCGGGTGTTGATATCGAGCTAAGACGCTCTATGTGGGACTTTATGCAACGTTTGAATGAACAAGGAACCACTATTGTATTGACCACTCACTATTTAGAAGAAGCGGAAAGTTTATGCCGTAATATTGCCATTATTAATCATGGCGAAATCGTTCAAAACACCAGTATGAAAGCGCTACTGGCGCAGCTCGATATGGAAACTTTCGTCTTGGATACACAGCAATTGCCGGAGCAATTGCCCACTTTTGCCGGTTATGATATTCGTCGGCGCGATGATAGTACTTTGGAAGTGGATGTCAAAAAAGGAGTTGGTGTGAATGGCGTTTTCGCAGCTTTGAGTGAGCAAGATATTACCGTTTTAAGTATGCGCAACAAGGCCAATCGGTTGGAAGAGTTGTTTGTGCGCATGGTGGAAAATGGCGCAGCTAATAAGGTGGAGCAATAG
- a CDS encoding flavin prenyltransferase UbiX — protein MNKQKAITLAITGASGAPYALRLIEQLANYYEHCYLMLSSAARVVLATECDIQVKKAPSVVEKELTEQLGLKEGYIQAFSNDNWMSPVASGSSAPKQMIICPCSTGTLSAIANGASDNLIERAADVVLKERGQLLLVPRETPYNTIHLQNMTRLSEVGATILPASPGFYNQPNSIDDLIDFVVARILDHLDLDHKLGHRWGYSGN, from the coding sequence ATGAATAAACAAAAAGCGATCACCCTAGCGATTACTGGCGCTTCCGGCGCGCCCTATGCCTTACGCTTAATTGAACAATTAGCCAATTATTATGAGCATTGCTATTTGATGCTATCCAGTGCGGCGCGGGTGGTCTTGGCGACCGAGTGTGATATTCAGGTCAAGAAAGCGCCGAGCGTGGTGGAAAAAGAATTAACTGAACAGCTTGGCCTAAAAGAAGGTTATATTCAGGCGTTTTCTAACGATAACTGGATGTCGCCTGTAGCCAGTGGTTCGTCTGCGCCCAAGCAAATGATTATCTGTCCTTGCTCAACTGGAACCTTAAGCGCGATTGCCAATGGTGCTTCGGATAATTTAATCGAGCGGGCGGCGGATGTAGTGTTAAAAGAGCGCGGTCAGTTGTTGTTAGTGCCCAGAGAAACGCCATACAACACCATTCATTTGCAAAATATGACCCGATTATCGGAAGTTGGTGCAACCATATTGCCCGCTTCTCCAGGCTTTTATAATCAGCCTAACTCGATTGATGACTTGATTGATTTTGTGGTGGCGCGAATACTGGATCATTTGGATCTGGATCACAAATTAGGGCATCGTTGGGGTTATAGCGGTAATTAA